The proteins below are encoded in one region of Clostridiaceae bacterium:
- a CDS encoding 50S ribosomal protein L9: MKVILKQDINGLGKKDDTVNVSDGYARNYLLPKGLAVVADATNINIAKAKKEAEINKKARELEKAKALAAKLRDITVVIKAKSGDNGRLFGSITTKDIADKLLSDFNLDIDKKKLVLEEAIKTLGITEVEAKLYPGVTEKFKVKVVQE; encoded by the coding sequence ATGAAAGTTATTTTAAAGCAGGATATTAATGGTTTAGGTAAAAAGGATGATACGGTAAATGTTAGTGATGGATATGCAAGAAACTACTTATTACCGAAAGGTTTGGCTGTTGTTGCGGATGCGACAAATATAAATATTGCTAAAGCCAAAAAGGAAGCTGAAATAAATAAAAAAGCAAGGGAGCTTGAGAAGGCAAAAGCTCTTGCAGCCAAACTAAGAGATATTACTGTAGTTATTAAGGCCAAGTCAGGAGATAACGGAAGGTTATTCGGCTCTATTACTACTAAAGATATTGCGGACAAGTTGTTATCTGATTTTAATTTGGATATAGATAAAAAGAAATTGGTTTTGGAGGAAGCAATTAAAACTTTGGGAATCACTGAAGTAGAAGCAAAACTATATCCTGGAGTAACTGAAAAATTCAAGGTCAAAGTAGTACAGGAATAA